A genomic segment from Streptomyces antibioticus encodes:
- a CDS encoding ABC transporter ATP-binding protein — protein MDATAWTQLYSVMNAQQERRPFDPATLRRIGAFARPHRRRIAHFVLLGVVSALLAVATPVLAGRVVDAIVSHGDADTVVRLALLIAGIAVLEAALGILGRRLSATLGEGLILDLRTAVFDHVQKMPVAFFTRTRTGALVSRLNNDVIGAQRAFSNTLSGVVANLVTLVLTLAVMLTLSWQVTLLALVLLPVFVIPARRMGRKMAGMQREAAALDAAMGTRMTERFSAPGATLVKLFGRPEDESAQFAERASRVRDIGVRTATAQSVFITSLTLVSALALALVYGLGGRLALNGTLDPGAVVALALLLTRLYAPLTSLAGARVEVMSALVSFERVFEVLDLTPLIEEKPDAREVPEGPVSVEFEDVRFGYPSADKVSLASLEEVATLDTRGGAEVLHGISFRAEPGRTVALVGSSGAGKSTVAQLLPRLYDVDGGAVRIGGVDVRDLTAASLRATLGMVTQDGHLFHDTVRANLLLARPAAGEDDLWDALRRARLDDLVRALPDGLDTVVGDRGYRLSGGERQRMTIARLLLARQRVVILDEATAHLDNTSEAAVQEALTEALSGRTAVVIAHRLSTVRAADLILVVEAGHIVERGTHDTLLAADGRYAELYRTQFEEPAAPALP, from the coding sequence ATGGACGCCACCGCGTGGACGCAGTTGTACAGCGTCATGAACGCCCAGCAGGAACGCCGCCCCTTCGACCCCGCCACCCTGCGCCGCATCGGCGCGTTCGCCCGGCCGCACCGCCGCCGGATCGCGCACTTCGTCCTGCTCGGGGTGGTGTCCGCGCTGCTCGCCGTCGCCACGCCCGTCCTCGCCGGACGGGTCGTCGACGCGATCGTGTCGCACGGCGACGCGGACACCGTCGTACGCCTCGCCCTGCTGATCGCGGGGATCGCGGTACTGGAGGCGGCGCTCGGCATCCTGGGCAGGAGGCTGTCGGCGACGCTCGGGGAGGGGCTCATCCTCGATCTGCGCACGGCCGTGTTCGATCATGTGCAGAAAATGCCGGTCGCGTTCTTCACACGTACCCGTACGGGAGCGCTCGTCTCCCGACTCAACAACGACGTGATCGGCGCTCAGCGCGCGTTCAGCAACACCCTCTCCGGAGTCGTCGCCAACCTGGTCACCCTGGTCCTCACCCTCGCCGTCATGCTCACCCTGTCCTGGCAGGTCACCCTGCTCGCGCTCGTCCTGCTGCCGGTGTTCGTGATCCCGGCCCGCCGGATGGGCCGCAAGATGGCCGGCATGCAGCGCGAGGCGGCCGCCCTCGACGCCGCGATGGGCACCCGGATGACCGAACGGTTCTCCGCGCCCGGCGCCACCCTCGTCAAACTCTTCGGCCGCCCCGAGGACGAATCCGCCCAGTTCGCCGAACGCGCCTCCCGCGTCCGTGACATCGGCGTGCGCACCGCGACCGCCCAGTCCGTGTTCATCACCTCCCTCACCCTCGTCTCCGCCCTGGCCCTCGCCCTCGTCTACGGCCTCGGCGGCCGGCTCGCCCTGAACGGCACCCTCGACCCCGGCGCCGTCGTCGCCCTCGCCCTGCTCCTCACCCGCCTGTACGCGCCCCTCACCTCACTCGCCGGGGCCCGCGTCGAGGTGATGAGCGCCCTGGTCAGCTTCGAGCGGGTCTTCGAGGTGCTCGACCTGACACCGCTCATCGAGGAGAAACCCGACGCCCGCGAGGTCCCCGAAGGACCCGTCTCCGTCGAGTTCGAGGACGTCCGCTTCGGCTACCCGTCCGCCGACAAGGTCTCCCTCGCCTCCCTGGAGGAGGTCGCCACGCTCGACACCCGCGGCGGCGCCGAGGTGCTGCACGGCATCTCCTTCCGCGCCGAACCCGGCCGCACCGTCGCCCTCGTCGGCTCCTCCGGCGCCGGCAAGTCCACCGTCGCCCAGCTCCTGCCGCGCCTCTACGACGTCGACGGCGGCGCCGTCCGGATCGGCGGCGTCGACGTCCGCGACCTGACCGCCGCCTCGCTGCGGGCCACCCTCGGCATGGTCACCCAGGACGGCCACCTCTTCCACGACACCGTCCGCGCCAACCTGCTGCTCGCCCGGCCCGCCGCCGGCGAGGACGACCTGTGGGACGCGCTGCGCCGCGCCCGCCTGGACGACCTGGTCCGCGCCCTGCCCGACGGCCTCGACACCGTCGTCGGCGATCGCGGCTACCGGCTCTCCGGCGGCGAACGCCAGCGCATGACCATCGCACGGCTGCTGCTGGCCCGCCAGCGCGTGGTCATCCTGGACGAGGCGACCGCCCACCTCGACAACACCTCAGAGGCGGCCGTGCAGGAGGCGCTCACCGAGGCCCTCAGCGGCCGCACCGCCGTCGTCATCGCCCACCGGCTGTCCACCGTGCGCGCCGCCGACCTCATCCTCGTCGTCGAGGCCGGCCACATCGTCGAACGCGGCACCCACGACACCCTGCTGGCCGCCGACGGCCGCTACGCCGAGCTGTACCGCACCCAGTTCGAGGAGCCGGCGGCGCCCGCCCTGCCCTGA
- a CDS encoding WD40 repeat domain-containing protein, with translation MGRFRFRPVYEAVCEVTVGGRVLVAYAGHRKVIRLADPVAREDVAVLAGPRTWVRALCEVRADGRPLLASGGRDGVVRLWDLDGGGARVADLRGHRGWVNALCTVDVAGRELLASAGRDRVLRMWDPADGRLVRAFDTGRGRGWIFALTRLRAGGRTLLAAGHGTGSVTVWDAESGEPEVELTGHRGFVWTLCEVPDGEVSGDTGSDGEGSDGTVSDGGDALLASAGRDGLIRLWDLQGRCEVRAFTSGTGPVFALCRADVGGRTLLVAGGDGPGTAVWDPATGERAASLGMDLAGLISGHGWVRGACQVRPAEGPPLIVTAGYDDGPRVWDVTKEIT, from the coding sequence GTGGGCAGGTTCCGGTTCCGACCGGTGTACGAGGCGGTCTGCGAGGTCACGGTGGGCGGCCGCGTGCTGGTGGCGTACGCGGGGCATCGCAAGGTGATCCGGCTGGCGGATCCGGTGGCCCGCGAGGACGTGGCCGTGCTCGCCGGGCCGCGCACCTGGGTGCGGGCGCTGTGCGAGGTACGGGCGGACGGGCGGCCGCTGCTGGCGTCCGGCGGGCGGGACGGTGTGGTCCGGCTCTGGGACCTCGACGGCGGGGGCGCCCGGGTGGCGGACCTGCGAGGGCACCGCGGCTGGGTGAACGCCCTGTGCACGGTCGACGTGGCGGGGCGCGAGCTGCTGGCGTCGGCGGGGCGGGACCGGGTGCTCCGGATGTGGGACCCGGCCGACGGCCGGCTGGTGCGCGCGTTCGACACCGGGCGCGGCCGTGGCTGGATCTTCGCGCTGACCCGGCTCCGGGCGGGCGGGCGCACCCTGCTGGCCGCCGGGCACGGCACCGGCTCGGTGACGGTGTGGGACGCGGAGTCCGGTGAGCCGGAGGTGGAGCTGACGGGGCATCGCGGGTTCGTGTGGACGCTGTGCGAGGTCCCCGACGGCGAGGTGTCCGGCGACACGGGGTCCGACGGCGAGGGGTCCGACGGCACGGTGTCCGACGGCGGGGACGCCCTGCTGGCCTCCGCCGGCCGGGACGGGCTGATCCGGCTGTGGGACCTGCAAGGGCGGTGCGAGGTAAGGGCGTTCACCTCGGGCACCGGCCCGGTGTTCGCCCTGTGCCGGGCGGACGTCGGCGGGCGGACCCTGCTGGTGGCGGGCGGCGACGGCCCCGGCACCGCCGTCTGGGACCCCGCCACCGGCGAACGCGCCGCCTCCCTGGGCATGGACCTCGCCGGGCTGATCAGCGGCCACGGCTGGGTGCGCGGGGCCTGCCAGGTGCGCCCGGCCGAGGGCCCTCCTCTGATCGTCACCGCGGGCTACGACGACGGGCCCCGCGTGTGGGACGTGACGAAGGAGATCACCTGA
- a CDS encoding helix-turn-helix transcriptional regulator, translating to MTTERTPLIGRDAELARVDRALADLMAPQTDLMDPVGDADARPAVLDVSGEAGIGKSRFVHELCRRAARLGAGVLRGRATEYERHIPFQPFTDAFADLDPAVRASFPAAAEAAPVLTGAPRGADRFGLHRATAALLAHAATDPLVMVLDDMHWADPASLELLDHLVRHPPRARVLLVVARRARQSPAPLTATLVRGTDTGAVHRTVLGPLAERDCVEGLTAGLPTDQAIRLFTASEGNPLYLLALLQAHREGASVSRLSTTGLGALLLDELTPLTAPQRRLVETVAALGDHATPALLAPVTGRTPADLAADLSELTRRDLLRTGPHGRLALRHPVLRSLVHDGTDTWLRTETHRLAAAELARAGAPLAERAHHAERSLSGYDPATVAVLTEAAEQAAHTAPASCAHWLDVVLRHLPHTPDRAVERRSLMLSRARALGACGQLRESRDLLHQVIAMPDPGGDGAGSRASAVVLCAVMERHLGRYSEAVALLRRELHRDDPVPSPADQVALGLELGSSAPHDTSYPTVRADVARTLEVARALGDDVGVAGALSVAALGEAYEGEMAAADRYARQAADLVDSLPDDDLTGLCEQLARLGWAEAFLERHADAERHADRGLAIARRTGQLYLLPHLLLCKAHVHVQICRPVSAVELSDEAEDIARGIGSDELLAFVLATKAHAVVAACPPGDPRPLAVAEEAVAAAGLGGNWWASIAWCMLGYAALTAGDTARAQEAVLYAGGPGLRRLQPSMRPLFLEVLVTAAVAGGDLESANEWAERAREEAERLDLPAQRASAMRSAAHIPLGLGDARAAAELFVSAADEAARSGALFWEAFSLLIGAPLLAAGGPEGPRQGQAAWQRGLRLAAAGGAEMLTGLAEAIRPAVAGASEGPERRLAELTAREREIAGLVAEGLTSPSIADRLCLSRRTVETHVSRIYRKTGVSSRAALAALMAGRPSGHPFTG from the coding sequence ATGACGACGGAACGGACACCGCTGATCGGCAGAGACGCCGAACTCGCGCGCGTCGACCGTGCCCTGGCGGACCTCATGGCCCCGCAGACGGACCTCATGGACCCGGTGGGCGACGCCGACGCACGACCCGCGGTGCTCGACGTCAGCGGCGAGGCCGGCATCGGCAAGAGCCGCTTCGTCCACGAACTGTGCCGGCGCGCCGCCCGGCTCGGCGCCGGCGTGCTGCGCGGCCGGGCCACCGAGTACGAACGCCACATCCCCTTCCAGCCGTTCACCGACGCCTTCGCCGACCTCGACCCGGCCGTACGCGCGTCCTTCCCGGCGGCCGCCGAGGCCGCCCCCGTCCTCACCGGCGCCCCCCGCGGCGCCGACCGCTTCGGCCTGCACCGGGCCACCGCCGCCCTCCTCGCCCACGCCGCCACCGACCCCCTGGTGATGGTGCTGGACGACATGCACTGGGCCGACCCCGCCTCCCTGGAACTCCTCGACCACCTCGTACGGCACCCCCCGCGCGCCCGCGTCCTGCTGGTCGTCGCCCGCCGCGCCCGGCAGAGCCCCGCCCCGCTCACCGCCACCCTGGTCCGCGGCACCGACACCGGTGCCGTGCACCGCACGGTCCTCGGACCGCTCGCCGAACGCGACTGCGTCGAAGGGCTCACCGCCGGACTCCCCACCGACCAGGCCATACGGCTCTTCACCGCCAGCGAGGGCAACCCGCTCTACCTCCTCGCCCTGCTCCAGGCCCACCGGGAGGGCGCCTCCGTGAGCCGGCTGTCCACCACCGGCCTCGGCGCGCTGCTCCTCGACGAACTCACCCCGCTGACCGCACCGCAGCGCCGCCTCGTCGAGACGGTCGCCGCGCTCGGCGACCACGCCACCCCCGCCCTGCTCGCCCCCGTCACCGGCCGCACCCCGGCCGACCTCGCCGCCGACCTGAGCGAACTCACCCGGCGCGACCTGCTGCGCACCGGCCCGCACGGCCGCCTCGCACTGCGCCACCCCGTGCTGCGCAGCCTCGTCCACGACGGCACCGACACCTGGCTGCGCACCGAGACCCACCGGCTCGCCGCCGCCGAACTGGCCCGTGCTGGCGCCCCGTTGGCCGAACGCGCCCACCACGCAGAACGCTCGCTGTCCGGCTACGACCCGGCGACCGTCGCCGTCCTCACCGAAGCCGCCGAACAGGCCGCGCACACCGCGCCCGCGAGCTGCGCCCACTGGCTCGACGTGGTCCTGCGCCACCTCCCGCACACCCCCGACCGCGCCGTCGAGCGCCGCTCGCTGATGCTGTCCCGGGCCCGCGCGTTGGGCGCCTGCGGACAGCTCAGGGAGAGCCGCGACCTGCTCCACCAGGTGATCGCCATGCCCGACCCCGGCGGCGACGGCGCCGGATCCCGGGCCTCCGCCGTCGTCCTGTGCGCCGTCATGGAACGCCACCTCGGCCGCTACTCGGAGGCCGTCGCCCTGCTCCGCCGCGAACTGCACCGCGACGACCCCGTCCCCTCGCCCGCCGACCAGGTCGCCCTCGGCCTGGAACTGGGCTCCTCCGCCCCGCACGACACCTCGTACCCCACCGTCCGCGCCGACGTCGCCCGCACCCTGGAGGTCGCCCGCGCCCTCGGCGACGACGTGGGCGTGGCCGGCGCCCTGTCCGTCGCCGCGCTGGGGGAGGCGTACGAGGGGGAGATGGCCGCCGCCGACCGCTACGCCCGCCAGGCCGCCGACCTCGTCGACTCGCTGCCGGACGACGACCTCACCGGCCTGTGCGAGCAACTGGCCCGGCTGGGCTGGGCGGAGGCGTTCCTGGAACGCCACGCCGACGCGGAACGGCACGCCGACCGGGGCCTCGCCATCGCCCGCCGCACCGGACAGCTCTATCTGCTGCCCCATCTGCTGCTGTGCAAGGCGCACGTCCACGTCCAGATCTGCCGGCCGGTGTCGGCGGTCGAACTCTCCGACGAGGCCGAGGACATCGCCCGCGGCATCGGCAGCGACGAACTCCTCGCCTTCGTCCTCGCCACCAAGGCGCACGCCGTGGTCGCCGCCTGCCCGCCCGGCGACCCCCGCCCCCTCGCCGTCGCCGAGGAGGCCGTCGCCGCGGCCGGTCTCGGCGGCAACTGGTGGGCCTCCATCGCCTGGTGCATGCTCGGCTACGCCGCCCTCACCGCCGGGGACACGGCCCGCGCCCAGGAAGCCGTGCTGTACGCGGGCGGGCCCGGGCTGCGGCGGCTCCAGCCGTCGATGCGGCCGCTGTTCCTGGAGGTCCTGGTGACGGCCGCCGTCGCCGGCGGGGACCTGGAGTCCGCCAACGAGTGGGCCGAGCGGGCCCGCGAGGAGGCCGAGCGGCTCGACCTGCCCGCGCAGCGGGCCTCGGCGATGCGCAGCGCCGCGCACATCCCGCTCGGCCTCGGGGACGCCCGCGCGGCGGCCGAACTGTTCGTGTCCGCCGCCGACGAGGCCGCCCGCAGCGGCGCGCTGTTCTGGGAGGCGTTCTCCCTGCTCATCGGCGCGCCCCTGCTCGCCGCCGGCGGCCCGGAGGGACCCCGGCAGGGGCAGGCCGCCTGGCAGCGCGGGCTGCGGCTCGCCGCCGCCGGGGGAGCCGAGATGCTGACCGGCCTGGCCGAGGCGATCCGCCCCGCGGTGGCCGGCGCCTCCGAGGGACCCGAGCGCCGGCTCGCCGAACTCACCGCCCGCGAACGGGAGATAGCCGGCCTCGTCGCCGAGGGTCTGACCAGCCCCTCCATCGCCGACCGGCTCTGCCTCAGCCGCCGCACGGTCGAGACCCACGTCTCCCGCATCTACCGCAAGACCGGCGTCTCCTCCCGGGCCGCCCTCGCAGCACTGATGGCGGGCCGCCCCTCGGGCCACCCGTTCACGGGCTGA
- a CDS encoding bifunctional serine/threonine-protein kinase/ABC transporter substrate-binding protein: MESLRGADPAAIGGYRLLRRLGAGGMGVVYLGRSAGGALAAVKVIRAAHAGDPGFRARFRREVTAAGRVVSPWVVPLLDADPDARSPWLATAFVPGPALSEAVEECGPLPYASVRLLGARLAEALAAVHAAGLVHRDVKPGNVLLAVDGPRVIDFGIARAPEDTALTASGAVVGSPGFLAPEQALGRGREIGPAADVFALGCLLAYAVTGERPFGAGATPGVLMRTVHDDPDLDGVPAPLLPLLRSCLSKEPGGRPAMAEVRTALDRQGDGGAGRLPESVTRLIARRAAAVLALPAVEATEVPGTPSADTVPGGDEPSGGGTRRRLLVLGSVAGVLGAGGTAAWWTARGPGRTSASGGGARLPRLGLAVHADLSGAGRAVGQAQEHGVRLAVERFNSRTGRAFDLALHVHDDAGDPARARRVARRLIGDEQVRAVIGPTTDACAEAVLSLYGKARLPMVSVSVGLVGVSPVADRSYAALRPDDMTLAAPIAAHLVRSVPAGRAVLVDDAAVGDAGWQTLGLVDDAVRSARRTTVRRTLAAGDDSDAAFRALAASVTADRADAVVFSGGYARTARLARALAAAGFSGTRLATQRALDPRFLTAAGAAAEGWVFAAAFLDPVRVPAARAFVTAHRKRFGTAPGWYAAEAYDAALFVARAMTALGAPRAERAAVTGRLRETDHRGVTKRLRYDAAAYRYTDAMYLFRAAGGGFRWLGEYRDVTG, translated from the coding sequence ATGGAGTCGCTGCGCGGTGCCGATCCGGCCGCGATCGGGGGGTACCGGCTGCTGCGCCGGCTCGGTGCGGGCGGCATGGGCGTGGTGTACCTGGGGCGTTCGGCCGGGGGCGCGCTCGCCGCGGTGAAGGTGATCCGCGCGGCGCACGCCGGCGACCCGGGCTTCCGGGCGCGGTTCCGGCGTGAGGTGACGGCGGCGGGCCGGGTGGTCAGCCCGTGGGTGGTGCCGCTGCTCGACGCGGACCCGGACGCGCGGTCGCCGTGGCTCGCCACCGCGTTCGTGCCGGGCCCCGCGCTGTCGGAGGCGGTGGAGGAGTGCGGGCCGCTGCCGTACGCCTCGGTCCGTCTCCTGGGCGCCCGGCTCGCCGAGGCGCTGGCGGCGGTGCACGCGGCGGGGCTTGTGCACCGGGACGTCAAGCCCGGCAACGTGCTGCTCGCGGTCGACGGCCCCCGGGTGATCGACTTCGGGATCGCCCGTGCCCCGGAGGACACCGCGCTCACCGCGAGCGGGGCGGTGGTCGGCTCGCCCGGCTTCCTCGCCCCGGAGCAGGCCCTCGGCAGGGGGCGGGAGATCGGTCCGGCCGCCGACGTCTTCGCGCTGGGCTGTCTGCTGGCGTACGCCGTGACGGGTGAGCGCCCCTTCGGGGCGGGCGCGACGCCGGGCGTGCTGATGCGTACGGTCCACGACGACCCGGATCTGGACGGTGTCCCGGCGCCCCTGCTGCCGCTGCTGCGGAGCTGTCTGTCCAAGGAGCCGGGGGGCCGCCCGGCCATGGCCGAGGTGCGGACGGCCCTCGACCGTCAGGGCGACGGCGGCGCGGGTCGACTCCCGGAATCCGTCACCCGGTTGATCGCGCGCCGCGCCGCGGCCGTCCTCGCGCTGCCGGCCGTCGAGGCGACCGAGGTGCCGGGCACGCCGTCGGCCGACACCGTGCCCGGCGGTGACGAGCCGTCCGGCGGCGGCACGCGCCGTCGTCTCCTGGTGCTCGGCTCGGTCGCCGGGGTCCTGGGGGCGGGCGGAACGGCCGCCTGGTGGACGGCGCGAGGCCCCGGGCGCACCTCCGCGTCGGGCGGCGGAGCGCGGCTGCCGCGGCTGGGTCTCGCCGTGCACGCCGACCTGAGCGGCGCGGGCCGTGCCGTCGGACAGGCCCAGGAGCACGGGGTGCGGCTCGCCGTCGAACGGTTCAACTCCCGTACCGGGCGCGCCTTCGACCTGGCGCTCCACGTGCACGACGACGCCGGAGATCCGGCGCGGGCGCGACGGGTCGCCCGGCGGCTGATCGGCGACGAGCAGGTCCGCGCGGTGATCGGGCCGACCACCGACGCCTGCGCCGAGGCCGTCCTCTCCCTCTACGGGAAGGCCCGGCTGCCCATGGTCTCGGTGTCGGTCGGGCTGGTCGGGGTGTCGCCCGTCGCCGACCGGTCGTACGCGGCGCTGCGACCCGACGACATGACGCTGGCGGCACCAATCGCCGCGCACCTCGTGCGGTCCGTGCCGGCGGGCCGGGCCGTGCTGGTGGACGACGCGGCCGTGGGCGACGCGGGCTGGCAGACCCTCGGGCTGGTGGACGACGCCGTGCGGTCCGCGCGGCGCACCACGGTCCGGCGCACGCTCGCCGCCGGGGACGACTCGGACGCCGCGTTCCGTGCCCTGGCCGCGTCGGTGACCGCCGACCGGGCGGACGCGGTGGTGTTCTCCGGCGGGTACGCGCGTACTGCCCGGCTGGCCCGCGCGCTGGCTGCCGCCGGTTTCTCGGGGACGCGGCTGGCCACCCAACGCGCCCTGGATCCACGCTTCCTGACCGCGGCGGGTGCGGCCGCCGAGGGCTGGGTGTTCGCCGCGGCGTTCCTCGATCCGGTCCGGGTGCCGGCGGCGCGGGCCTTCGTGACCGCGCACCGGAAGCGCTTCGGGACCGCCCCGGGCTGGTACGCGGCCGAGGCGTACGACGCCGCGCTGTTCGTCGCCCGCGCGATGACGGCGCTGGGGGCGCCCCGCGCGGAGCGGGCCGCCGTCACCGGGCGGCTGCGCGAGACCGACCACCGGGGCGTCACCAAGCGGCTGCGCTACGACGCCGCCGCCTACCGCTACACCGACGCGATGTATCTGTTCCGGGCGGCCGGGGGCGGCTTCCGCTGGCTCGGTGAGTACCGGGACGTCACCGGGTGA
- a CDS encoding bifunctional serine/threonine-protein kinase/ABC transporter substrate-binding protein: MTEPLLATDPARIAGHRLLGRLGAGGMGVVYLARSPGGTLVALKVIQAEYAEDGAFRERFRREADAARRTDSPWVAGLVDAGPGAVQPWLATVFVPGPSLAEAIAAHGPLPVRSLRVLGARLAEALRELHAAGLVHRDVKPGNVLLAPDGPRLIDFGVARGPEDTSLTSTGVVVGTPGYLPPEQAGGGVEPVPAGDVFSLGCVLAHAATGRPPFGTGAADGLLYRTAHDAPDLEGLPAELAEVVGRCLAKEPARRPTADDLADLLGRPTTGTPMPDPRVAWRADADGTAVPEERATDDGWLPEPLVRLIAERSAASLALPGVDDTEVDAEGKAGGPLRRRFLLLGVGAAAVAVGGGAALWAALSDGDGGTGGASASGKPVRTIGLHADLSGDQRTVGRAQERGLRLAVAEFNADARRPFTLAVRTVDDGGDPGRSRAAAAELVADRSVLAVIGATTDATTLASLATYDAASLPLIAVAPGGSALGAAGSRSFLQARVTDTVLPFYLDVYLRGTAGSRSVGIIDDRAADAYAWEISSTLTRIRQKGRLPAVPKVVSALRSDFGPALDAFAEGGADSVVFAGYHDRAALLARELTGRGFRGARTAAEGVLDARFLSAAGDAAEGWVIVATVMDSAAASAAPGAKAFSAAHRERYGAPPEPYAVETYDVARMVAGRLVALGAGKAARPGLATALRSAGYEGITKKFAFDAKTGTLVIDGTGVHLWKVVGGRFAYQGVAPFQVSA, encoded by the coding sequence GTGACGGAGCCGCTGCTCGCCACCGACCCCGCCCGGATCGCGGGCCACCGGCTGCTCGGGCGCCTCGGCGCCGGCGGCATGGGCGTGGTGTACCTGGCACGCTCGCCCGGCGGGACGCTGGTCGCGCTCAAGGTGATCCAGGCCGAGTACGCCGAGGACGGGGCGTTCCGGGAGCGGTTCCGGCGCGAGGCGGACGCCGCCCGCCGGACGGACAGCCCCTGGGTGGCCGGCCTCGTGGACGCGGGCCCGGGGGCCGTACAGCCCTGGCTGGCCACCGTGTTCGTGCCGGGCCCCTCGCTCGCCGAGGCGATCGCCGCGCACGGCCCGCTTCCGGTACGGAGTCTGCGCGTCCTGGGCGCCCGGCTCGCGGAGGCCCTGCGGGAGCTGCACGCGGCCGGTCTGGTGCACCGGGACGTCAAGCCGGGCAACGTCCTGCTCGCCCCGGACGGGCCCCGGCTGATCGACTTCGGCGTGGCCCGGGGCCCGGAGGACACCTCGCTCACCTCGACCGGGGTCGTCGTCGGCACGCCCGGCTATCTGCCTCCGGAACAGGCCGGGGGCGGGGTGGAGCCGGTTCCGGCCGGTGACGTCTTCTCGCTGGGCTGTGTGCTGGCGCACGCGGCCACCGGGCGGCCTCCGTTCGGCACCGGCGCGGCGGACGGGCTGCTGTACCGCACGGCGCACGACGCGCCGGATCTGGAGGGGCTCCCGGCGGAGCTGGCCGAGGTGGTGGGGCGGTGCCTGGCGAAGGAACCGGCTCGGCGGCCCACGGCCGACGACCTCGCCGACCTCCTCGGCCGGCCGACCACCGGCACGCCGATGCCCGATCCCCGGGTGGCATGGCGGGCGGACGCCGACGGGACCGCCGTACCGGAGGAGCGTGCGACCGACGACGGGTGGTTGCCCGAGCCCCTGGTCCGGCTGATCGCCGAGCGTTCGGCCGCCTCCCTCGCGCTGCCCGGCGTCGACGACACCGAGGTCGACGCCGAGGGCAAGGCAGGTGGGCCACTCAGGCGCCGGTTCCTGTTGCTGGGCGTCGGCGCCGCGGCCGTGGCGGTCGGCGGCGGTGCGGCCCTGTGGGCGGCCCTCTCCGACGGCGACGGCGGTACGGGCGGCGCCTCCGCATCCGGGAAACCCGTCCGCACCATCGGGCTGCACGCCGATCTGAGCGGTGACCAACGGACCGTCGGCCGGGCCCAGGAGCGTGGACTGCGGCTCGCCGTCGCGGAGTTCAACGCCGACGCGCGGCGGCCGTTCACCCTCGCCGTGCGGACCGTGGACGACGGCGGGGACCCCGGCCGGTCCCGCGCGGCGGCCGCGGAGCTGGTCGCCGACCGTTCCGTGCTCGCGGTGATCGGCGCCACCACGGACGCCACCACCCTCGCCTCGCTGGCCACCTACGACGCGGCGTCGCTGCCCCTGATCGCGGTGGCGCCCGGCGGCAGCGCGCTCGGCGCGGCGGGCAGCCGGTCCTTCCTCCAGGCGCGGGTGACGGACACGGTGCTGCCGTTCTATCTCGACGTGTATCTGCGCGGCACCGCCGGGTCGCGGAGCGTCGGGATCATCGACGACCGGGCGGCGGACGCCTACGCCTGGGAGATCAGCAGCACCCTCACCCGGATCCGGCAGAAGGGCCGGCTGCCCGCCGTGCCGAAGGTGGTCAGCGCGCTGCGGTCCGACTTCGGGCCCGCCCTCGACGCCTTCGCCGAGGGCGGCGCGGACTCCGTGGTCTTCGCCGGCTACCACGACCGGGCCGCCCTGCTGGCCCGGGAACTGACCGGGCGTGGCTTCCGGGGCGCGCGGACGGCGGCCGAGGGGGTGCTGGACGCCCGGTTCCTGTCGGCCGCCGGGGACGCGGCCGAGGGGTGGGTGATCGTGGCCACGGTCATGGATTCGGCCGCGGCCTCCGCCGCCCCGGGGGCCAAGGCGTTCAGCGCCGCCCACCGCGAGCGGTACGGCGCGCCGCCGGAGCCGTACGCCGTCGAGACCTACGACGTGGCCCGCATGGTCGCCGGCAGGCTGGTCGCCCTGGGCGCCGGGAAGGCGGCCCGCCCCGGCCTGGCGACGGCGCTGCGCTCGGCCGGCTACGAGGGGATCACGAAGAAGTTCGCGTTCGACGCGAAGACCGGGACCCTGGTCATCGACGGCACCGGCGTGCATCTGTGGAAGGTCGTCGGCGGCCGGTTCGCGTACCAGGGCGTGGCGCCGTTCCAGGTGTCCGCCTGA